A genomic region of Chloracidobacterium sp. contains the following coding sequences:
- a CDS encoding dienelactone hydrolase family protein — protein sequence MRTETLSFETANGPTTAYVAMPDAGGNRAILVIQEWWGLNDHIRDIAGRYADEGFVAIAPDLYRGKVATDASEASAMMHGLQIEDGLDTIGNAIDAARLSLDISHFGITGYCMGGTFALRSACELEGISAAVAFYGDIPDDDVLQRLTVPTIFISGTRDQWITPEKVAGLVDAAERFELPIRSVKYDADHAFFNDTRPEVYDADAARDAWAIAVGFFNDKL from the coding sequence ATGAGAACAGAGACACTTTCATTTGAGACCGCTAACGGGCCGACGACGGCGTATGTTGCCATGCCTGACGCGGGCGGCAATCGGGCAATACTCGTCATTCAGGAATGGTGGGGACTGAACGATCATATCCGGGACATTGCGGGGCGCTATGCGGACGAAGGTTTTGTGGCAATTGCTCCGGACCTGTATCGCGGAAAGGTCGCCACCGATGCGTCTGAGGCGTCCGCGATGATGCACGGCCTGCAGATCGAGGATGGGCTGGATACGATCGGGAACGCGATCGACGCGGCGCGTCTGAGCCTCGACATCTCGCACTTTGGCATCACGGGCTACTGCATGGGCGGCACGTTTGCCCTGCGCTCGGCGTGCGAGCTGGAGGGCATCAGCGCGGCCGTCGCGTTTTATGGCGACATTCCGGACGACGATGTCCTGCAACGGCTGACGGTGCCGACGATCTTTATCTCAGGCACACGCGACCAATGGATCACGCCTGAGAAGGTCGCGGGATTAGTGGACGCCGCCGAACGGTTTGAACTGCCCATCCGCTCGGTCAAATACGACGCCGACCACGCATTCTTCAACGATACGCGGCCCGAGGTCTATGACGCCGACGCCGCTCGTGATGCGTGGGCAATCGCAGTTGGGTTCTTTAACGACAAGCTGTAA
- a CDS encoding TonB-dependent receptor, whose amino-acid sequence MHKVFLLLLLLTTTGLAQSQGMLAGTVYLDSENTVLHQVSIQIIELKRTALTDQNGHYTFADIPAGRYTLVAHQEGFDDARQTVIVAAGATLTVDIRLQLAGLKASVTVTASGSEQSTFESIESVATLNSSEIATRAAVGLGDVLDNQAGVAKRTGGGGASRPVIRGFDGDRVLISTDGVRVGSLGSQSGDHSEPVDTLSVERIEVVKGPATLLYGSNAIGGVVNAVSGHDEGAHPGFRGYFSGIAGTNNSQGAASGGLEYGTKRWMFWGNAGTQRTSDYNAGGGFGTVENTFTRNATGNGGLAGFGKKAFFSTNYSYYRNRYGIPLDIFETDPEERSLRMHRHNVKLSGGLTDLDAFITSAKFTFDISRYRHQELADGEVGTTFDNRVTSYRGMFEQQKKGLLTGRFGFDGYRRNYRTIGDEVLIDGPVVQDSFSVFGLEEVKFERVTLQFGSRVEHNAYDPLSPSLIDRTFTGVSGAAGARFETWKGGAFVANFSHGYRAPALEELYNNGPHDGTLSFEIGNANLRPEISNGIDLSVRHQTPRFRAEANYYYYSFDDFVFLAPTGTTDPASGFPIAEYRQADSRFTGTELSVDVRVSKFANVFAGLDYVNAQLSDGRPLPRIGPLRGRVGIDLHSTTFTIRPEIVVVGRQSRIFDNETPTAGYVTANVTASYVISRQHFAHLFSVNAYNLNNKLYYNHISFIKNISPEIGRGVRFTYTVRYF is encoded by the coding sequence ATGCACAAGGTCTTTTTACTACTACTTCTTTTAACCACGACAGGTCTCGCCCAATCGCAGGGCATGCTCGCGGGCACGGTATATCTCGACAGCGAAAATACCGTGCTGCATCAGGTCTCGATACAGATCATTGAGCTAAAGCGAACGGCGCTGACCGACCAGAATGGCCATTACACATTTGCCGACATACCGGCGGGCCGGTACACGCTGGTTGCCCATCAGGAGGGATTTGACGACGCTCGACAGACGGTGATCGTTGCGGCCGGGGCAACGCTTACGGTCGATATTCGGCTGCAGCTCGCGGGGCTAAAGGCGAGTGTGACCGTGACGGCCAGCGGCAGCGAACAATCGACATTTGAATCGATCGAATCGGTCGCCACACTAAATTCAAGCGAGATCGCGACCCGCGCCGCCGTCGGACTCGGCGACGTGCTCGATAATCAGGCCGGCGTCGCTAAGCGCACGGGCGGCGGCGGCGCAAGCCGGCCCGTCATCCGCGGATTTGACGGCGACCGTGTGCTGATATCAACCGACGGTGTGCGCGTTGGCTCGCTTGGTTCGCAATCGGGGGATCACTCCGAGCCCGTCGATACGCTCTCAGTCGAGCGAATCGAGGTCGTCAAGGGGCCTGCGACGCTGCTCTATGGCAGCAACGCCATCGGTGGCGTGGTCAATGCCGTCAGCGGACATGACGAGGGCGCACATCCGGGATTTCGCGGTTATTTTTCGGGCATCGCAGGCACAAACAACTCTCAGGGTGCCGCGAGCGGCGGCCTCGAATATGGCACAAAACGCTGGATGTTTTGGGGCAATGCCGGCACGCAGCGAACGAGTGACTATAATGCCGGCGGCGGTTTTGGCACCGTCGAGAACACGTTTACGCGAAACGCGACCGGCAACGGCGGCCTTGCGGGATTTGGCAAAAAGGCGTTCTTTAGCACCAACTACAGCTATTACCGCAATCGCTACGGCATACCGCTGGACATTTTTGAGACCGACCCCGAAGAGCGGAGCCTGCGCATGCATCGGCACAACGTCAAGCTTTCGGGCGGTTTGACTGACCTCGACGCCTTTATAACGTCGGCAAAATTCACATTCGATATCAGCCGCTACCGGCACCAGGAACTCGCCGACGGCGAAGTCGGGACGACGTTCGATAATCGCGTCACGTCGTATCGCGGAATGTTTGAACAGCAGAAAAAGGGCCTTCTGACGGGCCGCTTCGGCTTTGACGGCTACCGCCGAAATTACCGCACGATCGGCGACGAGGTGCTGATCGACGGTCCCGTTGTGCAGGACTCGTTCTCAGTCTTCGGCCTCGAAGAGGTGAAGTTCGAACGCGTCACGCTGCAATTCGGCAGCCGCGTTGAGCACAATGCGTATGATCCCCTCAGCCCGTCGCTCATCGACAGGACATTCACAGGCGTTTCAGGGGCCGCCGGTGCGAGATTTGAAACGTGGAAGGGCGGGGCTTTCGTCGCGAACTTTTCACACGGCTATCGTGCCCCTGCGCTTGAGGAACTCTATAATAACGGCCCGCACGACGGGACGCTGTCGTTCGAGATCGGCAACGCAAACCTGCGGCCCGAGATCAGTAATGGCATCGACCTTTCGGTGCGGCACCAAACGCCGCGGTTTCGCGCCGAGGCGAACTATTACTACTATTCGTTCGACGATTTTGTCTTTCTCGCGCCGACCGGCACGACCGACCCCGCGAGCGGCTTTCCGATCGCCGAGTATCGACAGGCTGACAGCCGCTTTACGGGCACGGAACTGAGCGTCGATGTTAGGGTGAGCAAATTCGCCAATGTTTTTGCCGGTTTGGATTACGTGAACGCGCAACTCTCCGACGGCCGGCCGCTCCCGCGAATTGGGCCGCTGCGAGGCCGTGTTGGAATCGATCTTCACAGCACCACCTTTACGATCCGTCCTGAAATTGTCGTCGTCGGCCGCCAGTCTCGAATATTCGACAACGAGACCCCAACCGCCGGCTACGTCACGGCGAATGTGACCGCATCCTACGTCATCTCGCGCCAACACTTCGCTCATCTATTCTCGGTGAACGCCTATAACCTCAACAACAAGCTCTACTACAACCACATCTCGTTCATCAAAAACATCTCCCCCGAGATCGGCCGAGGCGTAAGGTTTACTTACACTGTTAGGTATTTCTAG